ACGGGCAGGCGTACGTGACCATCGGGCTGGGCCGCAAGGGCGGCGACCTGCAGAAAACCAGCCTGGGCCTGCTGGGCGTGGTGGCTCACAACGACTATCGCTTCGTACCGGTGAGCGGGCAGGTCACGTTTTCGACCAATACCAACCAGTTTGCCAGGGTCAATATCTACTACGACGGCCGCGAGCGCCTCCAGTACGATACCTACCAGGCGGGCCTCAACTTGACCCACAACTTCCATCCTGGCCTGCAAATGGAGGTGCTGGCCTCGGCCCTAACGACGCGCGAGTTTGAGTTTCGGGACGTGGAGGCGGCCTACACCTTCGCCGACGTGAACCGCGACCCCACGAGCCCGGATTTCAACCAGGCGGTGCGCCAGCGCGACATTGGCTCCTCGTTCAACCATGCCCGCAACGACCTCACGGCCCATATTTACACGGCGGAGTTGCGCGGCCGCTGGAACCCCGGCGGCGACCCGCTGGGCCGGCACCAGGTGCGCTGGGGCGCGAAAATCGGGCGCGAAAGTATTCACGACCAGCTCGATGAGTATAGCTTCGCCGACTCGGCCGACTACGTGCCCGATTCCCGCCGCACCCGCCTCGCCGCCGACCTGAGCCTGCGCACGACCCGCACCCAGGGCTACGTGCAGCACACCTGGCAGATTGACAGCCTCACGACCCTCACCTACGGCCTGCGCGGCCACTACTGGACGGAGAATAAGCAGTTTGTACTCAGCCCCCGGGCGCAGTTTGCCACCCGCAGCCGCCGCCACCCCGAGCGCGTGTGGAAGGTGGCCACCGGCCTCTACGCCCAGCCGCCCTTCTACCGCGAGCTGCGCGACATGCGCGGCCAGCTCAACCCCGAGCTACGGGCCCAGAAGTCGCTGCACTTCGTGCTGGGCCGCGAAATCCAGGTGCGCCTCATGGACCGGCCCTTCCGGCTCAACACCGAGGCGTACTATAAATACCTTACCGACGTGGTGCCCTACGAGGTGGATAACGTGCGCCTGCGCTACTACGCCACCAACAGTGACAAAGCCTACGCCGCCGGCTTCGAGACGCGCCTGAGCGGTGAGTTTGTGAAGGGCGTGGAGTCCTGGCTGAGCCTGGCCCTGCTCACCACCCAGGAAAAGGGCGACACCACCGCTACCTACGATGCTAATGGCAAGCGCACCGGCTACCAGACGCTGGGCTACGTGCGCCGCCCGCAGGACCAGCGCCTGACGGCCAGTATTTTCTTCCAGGACCACCTGCCCGACAACCCTTCCGTGCGCGGCTACGTGAACCTGGTGTTCGGCACCGGCCTGCCCTTCAGCCCGCCCGGCCGGCCTCAGGACCGCGGTGCCAATGCGCTCACCCCGTCCTACCAGCGCGTGGATATCGGCTTTTCGAAGGTCGTGAGCCTGCGCGCTACCCCCACGCCGGCGCGCTACTCGCTCGAAAGCCTGTGGCTGAGCTTGGAGATTCTTAACATCCTGGGGGCCAATAACGTGGCCAGCTACAGCTACCTGCAGGACGTGAACGCCCGCACCTACGCCGTGCCCAGCTACCTCTCACAGCGCGTGGTGAATCTGCGGGCCATGGCCCGGTTTTGAGGGGGTAGGGGATAAGGCCTGATTTGGTTAGCTAAAAATTTTAGCTTTTGCCCAGCCGTTGGTATCTTTGTTTACCTCGCGTTTGGTAAGTCCCCCAGCCCAACGGCTCCTCTGTAAAAAGAGAAGCCCTGACTGCGGAAACAGTGCAGGGCTTCGAGAAGTGTGGGGGTAATGAAGCTACCCTTTCAACTTCTGAGCAGATGAAAAAGGACAGCGCGAAGTCGGAGTTTGAACTAGCATTCAGGCTCCGCATGTCCAATAAGCTGGTTCGCTGGCTGATTGGTATCGTAGCGAGTGGTACTGCCGCCACGGCGGTAGCCCACTGGCTGCACTAAGTGGCAACGGCCGCGCCGCGAGGGGCGGCCGTTGTTTTTTATATTTTTTGAAGCCCGACCTATTGCCCGGCTCGGCAAATATACGTAGTAACGCACGCTTTTGATTCGCAACGGCTTATTTACGGTGCAGGGCGGCCGTTATCCCCGTCGGCCCCTTTTTTGCGCATGAAACGCTTGCTGCTGCTCCACGGCTATACTGAGGAGCCGACCATTTTTGACCCCCTGCGGCCGCTGCTACCCCCCTTTGCCGAGGTCATCGTGCCGGACCTGGCCGCCGAGCTGGCCTGCTGGCAGCCGCGCGGGCGGGTCAACGCGCGCACGCTGGCCGGGCACCTGGCCGCGCGCTACCACCTCGGGCCCGCCGATGTGCTCATCGGCCACTCGATGGGCGGCTGGTTGGCGGCGCACGTGAAAGAGCTGACCGGGAGCACGGCTATTTTGCTGAGTGGTTTCACCGACCAGACCAAAATACGGGCGGCCGTGCGCACGCCCTGGCTGCTGGCGCTGGCCGCCCGCTCGGGCCTGCTGCAAAGCCGCCTGGCCGGCTGGCACTCGCGGCGGCGCTACCCCTTCGACGAGTCGCGGGCGCTGCACGCGCAGCTGGTGCACCGGATGCCGCACTTGGGCCGCCGCTACGTGCACCAGCAATTGCAAGTGCTGTTCGGGCCGGTGCCGCCGCTCACCACCGCGCCCGACCTGCGCCTGCACGCCCGGCGCGACCACATCGTGCGCTCACCCGACGAGCCCTTCGTGGAGCTGCCCGGCGACCATTTCGCCCACTACTTCTACCCGGAGCTAACGGCCGCCGCCATCCAGAATTTCTTGATACAAAGGGACGCAGTAAGCTAAAGGAGCTTGCGGCGTTCAGGGAGGCAGAGGGGGTAGGGCCTCCTGGCGCAGCAGGTGCCGGGGGCTAGCATCGCGCGTCCGTAGCCAGGGCCGGGCTTAGCGGCCCGACGCGAGGGCCGCGAGGAAGTCGGGTAGGGGGTGAGGGTAGCCGGGTGGGTGGTTTTTGCGTAGGGAACTTTGGATTTCGGCCTCTCTGCCTACCTTTGCCCCACGATGACCCCCGTTTGCTGCCGCACGTCTGCCCTTAGCTCCGCACTTGCAGCTCCCGTTAGGGGGCTGGCGACGGTTTGGCGGGCTACGCAGCCCGCTGGTGCCGCGCCCCAGCATCACCATCACCATCTCTAGGAGACCGGGCAACCGGGCTGGCCGCTACGCTGTAGCCTACGGTGCCAGCCGCTCGCGTCTCCGCCGCCGCCCCGCCCTTGGGCCGGGAATAACTTTTTCTTCGTTTGGGTATTTACGGAGGAGTTTCCGGCTGGCCAGGCGCTACCGGGGCTTCGTCCAGTTTGGCCGTTCGGCTCCTATCGGGTCGTCGGCGCTCTTTTTCTCATGCTGCGTTTAGCCATTCAAAAGTCCGGCCGCTTGTCGGAGGACTCCCTTCAGCTCATCCGCGAGTGCGGCATTAGCTTCGTCTCGTCCTCTTATAAGCTCAAGGTGGAGGCCAGCAATTTCCCGCTGGAAATCCTCTACCTGCGCGACGACGATATTCCCGGCTACGTGCAGGACGGCGTGGCCGACCTCGGCATTGTGGGCCAGAACGTGCTGGTGGAAGCCGGTTGCGCCGCCCTCGAAGTCGAAGCCCTGGGCTTCAGCAAGTGCCGCCTGAGCTTGGCCGTGCCCCGCGGGGCCGACTACAACTCGGTGGCCGACCTGCAGGGCAAGCGCATTGCCACGTCTTACCCCAAACTACTCGGCGACTACTTGGCTGGCCAGGGCGTGCAGGCCCACCTGCACACCATTAGCGGCTCGGTGGAGATTGCGCCCAGCATCGGGCTGGCCGAGGCCATCTGCGACATCGTGAGCAGCGGCTCGACCCTGCTCGGCAACGGCTTGCGCGAGGTCGAAACCATCTTCCGCTCGGAGGCCGTGCTCATCGCCGCCCCCAGCCTGAGCCCCGAAAAGCAGGAATTGCTCGACCAGCTGCGCTTCCGAATGCAAGCCGTGCGCCGCGCCCAGCGCTCGAAGTACATCGTGCTAAACGCTCCCGTGGCGGCCCTCGACGCGGTGAAGGCGCTGCTGCCGGGCATCAAGTCGCCCACCGTCACGCCCCTGGCCGAAGAAGGCTGGGTATCGGTGCAGTCGGTGGTGGAGGAGGATAAGTTCTGGCACATCGCCGGCGAGCTGCAAGCCATCGGGGCCGAAGGCATTTTGGTGCTGCCCATCGAGAAGCGGGTAGGGTAGGTATTTAAAAAAAACGTCATGCTAGGCTTGTCGAAGTATCTCTACCGCATAACTAACCTCAATCGTTGGGTTTACTTACGCGGTAGAGATGCTTCGACAAGCTCAGCATGACAAACGAATTTTGCCATGCAGATTTTCCACAACCCCGCCCGCGCCCAGTGGCCGGCGCTCCAGCAGCGCCCGCTGGCCGGTAGCAATGACGCCATCCTGGCCCGCGCCGGCGAGATTTTCGACGACGTGGCCCGGCGCGGTGACGACGCCCTGCGCGACTACGCCGCCCAGCTGGATGGCGTGCCCGCGCTGGTCGACTTGCGCGTGAGTGCCGGGGAGCTGGCCGCCGGGGCCGCCCAGGTGCCCGCCGAGTTGCAAGCGGCTATTCGGCAGGCAATTAAGAATATCACCACGTTCCACGCCGCCCAGCAGCCGCCGGCCGTGGAGGCCGAGGTCGAAACCATGCCCGGCGTGCGCTGCTGGCGCCGCAGCGTGGCCGTGCCGCGGGTGGGCCTCTACGTGCCGGGTGGCTCGGCCCCGCTGTTCTCCACCTTATTAATGCTGGGCATCCCGGCTAAGCTGGCGGGCTGCCGCGAGATTGTGCTCTGCACGCCGCCCGGCCGGGGCGACGGCCGCATTGCGCCGGCTATCCTCTTTGCTGCCCAGGAGCTGGGACTGACGACTATTGTTAAAGCCGGCGGGGCGCAGGCTGTGGCCGCGCTCACCGTGGGCACCGCCTCGGTGCCGGCCGTGGACAAGATTTTCGGTCCCGGCAACCGCTACGTAACTGCCGCCAAGCAGCTGGCCGCCCAGCGGGGGGTAGCGATTGATATGCCTGCCGGCCCGAGCGAAGTATTGGTCATCGCCGATGCCAGCGCCAACCCCGCTTTCGTGGCGGCCGACCTGCTCTCGCAGGCTGAGCACGGCCCCGACTCGCAGGTAATCCTGCTCACCGATTCGGAGGTCTTATTAAACGGAGTGGTCACGGAGCTGGAGCGCCAGCTGCCGCTGCTGCCCCGCGCCGAAATCGCCCGCCAGGCCCTCACCGAAAGCCGCGGCCTGCTGCTGCCCGATATGGCTACCATGCTGGAATTCAGCAACGAGTACGCTCCCGAGCACCTTATCCTGGCTGTGGCCGCCCCCGAGGAACTGGCCGCCGCTATCTACAACGCGGGCTCCGTATTCATGGGCCACCTTACGCCCGAGGCGGTGGGTGATTACGCCTCCGGCACCAACCATACGCTGCCGACGGGCGGCTACGCCCGCGCCTACAGCGGCGTGTCGCTCGATTCGTTCTACAAGAAAATCACCTTCCAGCAACTCGCGCCCGCCGGTCTGCTCGCCCTGGCCCCGGTAGTAGAGCCCATGGCCCAGGCCGAAGGCCTGCACGCCCACGCCCACGCCGTAGCCCTGCGCCGCGAAGCCTTGAGTCAGATGTAAAACGGAGTGGCACTCCGTTTCCGCGTGCCTTAGCTCGTTCAATGACAAACGGAGTACCACTCCGTTTTACAGCCTAAGAAAAAATGTCCTTCATCCTAGAATTCCTTATTCGCCCCAACATCCGGGCCATGAAGCCCTATTCGTCGGCCCGCGACGAGTTCACGGGCGAGGCCCAGGTGATGCTCGATGCCAACGAGAACAGCCTCGGGAGCGCTGGCCCCGCGCAGTTTAACCGCTACCCCGACCCGCAGCAGCGCGCCGTTAAAGTCGAGTTGTCCCAGCTGAAAGTGGTAGAGCCGGCCCAGATTTTTCTGGGCAACGGCTCCGACGAGGCCATTGACCTGCTGGTGCGTCTTACCTGCACGCCCGGCGGCGCGGATAGCATTTTGCTGCTACCCCCCACCTACGGCATGTACGAGGTAGCTGCCAACCTCAACGACGTGCGCATCGAGCGCCGGCCGCTCACGGCCGATTTCCAGCTCTCACCCGAAATCGTAGCCGACGTGCTGGCCTCCCCGGCCAAGCTGGTGTTCCTGTGCTCGCCCAATAATCCCACCGGCAACTTGCTCCACGCCGAGGCCATCGAGGAAATCCTGCGCGGCTTCCCTGGCCTGGTGGTGGTAGATGAGGCGTACGCCGACTTCGCTGCCGCCCCCAGCTGGACGACCCGCCTGGCTGAATTCCCCAATTTGGTAGTGCTCCAGACGTTCTCCAAGGCCTGGGGCTTGGCCGGCCTGCGTCTGGGCATGGCTTTCGCCTCGCCCGAAATTATCAGCTACCTCAACAAAATCAAGCCCCCTTATAATATCTCGGAGGCCACCCAGCAGCACGCGCTGGCCGCCCTGGCGGCGGCCCCGCACTTCGAGCAGCTGCGCCAGCAGCTGCTCACCGGCCGCGACTGGCTGGCCGAGCACCTGCCTGCGCTGCCCCTCGTGGCTGAGGTGTTTCCTTCAGATGCCAACTTCCTGCTGGTCCGCTTCTACCCCGACGCCACCGCCGTGTACGAGTACCTGCTGAGCCGCGGCATCGTGGTGCGCAACCGCACCACCCAGCCCGGCTGCGCCGGCACGCTGCGCCTCACGGTGGGCTCGCCGGCGGAGAATGAAAAGCTGCTGGCGGCGCTGGGGGAGTTCAAACTGGCTAACTAAGCAGAAAAATGAGTTTTCGTAGCGAGCTGGTTGGCGATGGTATTGTGCAGAAGTTAGAAGTGGATTTCAAGACTAAACAGACCACTATTTCGCTAGAGCGTTGGGCAGGAGAAATACTGGAACAGATTGCCGTTCTATTTACTGGAGTTGAGCTACAGGATTTCAAGGAGTTCGGTACATTCAATTTGCTCCACGATATTGAAGAGGCAACAGACGCGACAGAATTTTGGCAATGATACGGCGAGTGGTTGGAGCGTCGAAAAAATTATATATCAGTTGGCGTTCTGGAAAGTATTGCGGCTGATGCATCATTTCGCTATTTCTCAATTGAAGCTGGTTGGGGGTTTGATGGCTTTATTATTTGTAAAGACCTTGTGATTTCTATGAAAACGCCAGCTATTTAATGTATACATGAAAAGAGTACTCTTTATTGACCGCGACGGTACCATCCTCATCGAGCCGCCGACCGACTACCAAATTGATGCCTGGCATAAGTTCGACTTCGTGCCCGGTGCCATCACGGCCCTGGCCCAGCTGGCCCGCGATGGTGAGTACGAGCTCGTGCTGGTTACCAACCAGGACGGCCTTGGCACCGCCAGCTACCCCGAGGATACCTTCTGGCCCTACCAGCAAAAAATGCTGGACATCCTGAAAGGGGAGGGGGTCGAGTTCAGCGAGATTCTCATCGACCGCAGCTTTGCCCACGACCCGGCCCCGACGCGCAAGCCCGGCACCGCGCTACTCACCCGCTACCTCGACCCGGCCAACGGCTACGACCTTACGCACTCCTACGTGATTGGCGACCGCGGTACCGATGTGCAGCTGGCCGAGAACCTGGGCTGCCGCGCCATCCTGCTCCACGCCGAGGCCGACGAGCGCGCCGCGCTCAGCACCACCGACTGGGCCGCCGTGTACGAGCACCTGCGCCGCCCGCCGCGTCGCGCCCACATCATGCGCAACACCAATGAGACGCGCATTGAAGTTATTCTCAACCTCGATGGCACCGGCCACACCGACTGCAAAACAGGCCTGGGCTTTTACGACCACATGCTTGACCAATTGGGTAAGCACAGCGGCTGCGACCTCTACGTGCGCACCCACGGCGACCTGCACATCGATGAGCACCACACCGTGGAAGACACGGCCATCGCCATCGGCGCGGCCTACGACGAGGCCATCGGCGACAAGCGCGGCGTGAACCGCTACGGCTTTTTGCTGCCGATGGACGATGCCCTGGCCCAGACCGCCATCGACTTTTCGGGCCGGCCCTGGCTGGTCTGGGCCGCCGACTTTAAGCGCGAGCGGATGGGTGACGTACCCACCGAGCTGTTTTACCATTTCTTCAAAAGCTTCTCCGACGCGGCCCGTTGTAACCTCAACATCAAGTGCGAGGGCGACAACGAGCACCACAAAATCGAGGCGATTTTCAAGGCCGTAGCCAAGTCTATTAAGATGGCCTTAGTGCGCGACCCGGCCGGGCAGCACGTGATACCCAGCACGAAAGGCATTTTGTAAGTCTTATTTATCATTTGGGTAAAATTGGATAGAAACCCTTATTAACCAAATGTTTTAACATGAACATCGCTGTTATTGATTACCAGGGCGGCAACGTGCAGTCCGTGCTGTTTGCGCTGGAGCGCCTGGGTATGAACGCTACGCTGACTGCCGACCCCGACCTAATTCGCCAAGCCGACCGGGTGCTGTTTCCGGGCGAAGGGGAGGCCAGTTCGGCTATGCGGGCGTTGCGCGCCGCCGGCCTCGATGAGGTGCTGCCCACGCTCACGCAGCCGTTCTTGGGCATCTGCCTCGGCATGCAGCTGCTGGGCCGCCACAGCCAGGAAGGCCCGGCCGGCGGCACCGAAATGCTGGGGATGCTGCCCTTTGATGTGGTGCGCTTCACGCCGCCCGATGCGGCGCACAAGGTGCCCCACATGGGCTGGAACAACCTGCACGACCTGCAAACGCCGTTGTTTGCGGGGCTGCACGGGCCAGCGGAGGGGAGCCCCCAGTTGGATTTGAACCAGTCGCCAGCCCCGTCGCGGCGGCCCACGGCTGCCGATTATGTGTACTTCGTGCACAGCTATTACGCGCCGGTGGGCGACTATACCATTGCCCAGGCCAGCTACCCAGCCGGGGTGCCATTCAGCGCTGCCGTGCGCTACCGTAATTTCTACGGCGTGCAGTTTCACGTGGAGAAGAGCGGACCAGTGGGCGAGCAGATTTTGAAGAACTTTCTGTCCGCTGACCTTGCCTAGTTCCTTTAACAAATGATGTAATTGCGTTTAACAAGGCCGCAATTTGCATATTACCCAAATGAATATAATTCCCGCCATCGACCTCATCAACGGTTCGTGCGTGCGCCTGACGGGCGGCGACTTTGCCCGCCAGACCACCTACGCCGCCGACCCGCTGGCCCAGGCGCAGTACTTCGAGCAGTTGGGGGCTACCCACCTGCACCTGGTAGACCTCGACGGAGCCCGCGCCCGCGAGCCGCGTCAGCTGCCGGTGCTCGAACGCATTGCCCGCCACACGAAGCTGCACATCGACTTTGGTGGGGGCATTCAGACCACGGCGGCGGCCGAGGCGGCATTTGCGGCCGGGGCGGCGCAGCTCACGGCGGGCAGCATCGCGGCCCGCGAGCCCGCATTAGTAGGGGAGTGGCTGGCTCGGTTCGGGGCGAAGCGCATCATTATCGGGGCCGATTTTAAGGCTGACTTTATCGCCGTAAGCGCTTGGACTGAGCAGAGCACCCAGCGTCTGCCCGACTTTATCGGGGCCTACCTGGCGGCTGGAGCTACTACCTTCATCTGCACCGATGTGAGCCGCGACGGCCAGTTGCAAGGCCCCGCCACTGCTACCTACGCCGCATTGCGGCAGCAGTTTCCGGCGGCGCAGTTTGTGGCCAGTGGCGGCGTTACGAC
The genomic region above belongs to Hymenobacter psoromatis and contains:
- a CDS encoding TonB-dependent receptor — protein: MKYLPLLLLASWLAAGPGWAQQVPAPAGPTADPALLTGLVLDAQGQPLELVVVSLEGHPGGATTTAQGSFTLRLPPGIRPDAALTLVARRLGYQALRLVVQLPAGPRQPLRLTLQADTQAALGGVTVRGRAAGADQREQASLIQLDPQTAKVIPSPFGDFSAILKTLPGVVSNNELTSTYNVRGGNYSENLIYVNGFEVYRPFLVTQAQQEGLSFINPDLVQKVAFSTGGWQPKYGDKLSSVLDVQYKEPAKFAASASASLVGGTAHVEARSANERVSYLAGVRYKNAQYVFNALKQNQGNYNPTFYDGQAYVTIGLGRKGGDLQKTSLGLLGVVAHNDYRFVPVSGQVTFSTNTNQFARVNIYYDGRERLQYDTYQAGLNLTHNFHPGLQMEVLASALTTREFEFRDVEAAYTFADVNRDPTSPDFNQAVRQRDIGSSFNHARNDLTAHIYTAELRGRWNPGGDPLGRHQVRWGAKIGRESIHDQLDEYSFADSADYVPDSRRTRLAADLSLRTTRTQGYVQHTWQIDSLTTLTYGLRGHYWTENKQFVLSPRAQFATRSRRHPERVWKVATGLYAQPPFYRELRDMRGQLNPELRAQKSLHFVLGREIQVRLMDRPFRLNTEAYYKYLTDVVPYEVDNVRLRYYATNSDKAYAAGFETRLSGEFVKGVESWLSLALLTTQEKGDTTATYDANGKRTGYQTLGYVRRPQDQRLTASIFFQDHLPDNPSVRGYVNLVFGTGLPFSPPGRPQDRGANALTPSYQRVDIGFSKVVSLRATPTPARYSLESLWLSLEILNILGANNVASYSYLQDVNARTYAVPSYLSQRVVNLRAMARF
- a CDS encoding alpha/beta fold hydrolase, with the protein product MKRLLLLHGYTEEPTIFDPLRPLLPPFAEVIVPDLAAELACWQPRGRVNARTLAGHLAARYHLGPADVLIGHSMGGWLAAHVKELTGSTAILLSGFTDQTKIRAAVRTPWLLALAARSGLLQSRLAGWHSRRRYPFDESRALHAQLVHRMPHLGRRYVHQQLQVLFGPVPPLTTAPDLRLHARRDHIVRSPDEPFVELPGDHFAHYFYPELTAAAIQNFLIQRDAVS
- the hisG gene encoding ATP phosphoribosyltransferase; protein product: MLRLAIQKSGRLSEDSLQLIRECGISFVSSSYKLKVEASNFPLEILYLRDDDIPGYVQDGVADLGIVGQNVLVEAGCAALEVEALGFSKCRLSLAVPRGADYNSVADLQGKRIATSYPKLLGDYLAGQGVQAHLHTISGSVEIAPSIGLAEAICDIVSSGSTLLGNGLREVETIFRSEAVLIAAPSLSPEKQELLDQLRFRMQAVRRAQRSKYIVLNAPVAALDAVKALLPGIKSPTVTPLAEEGWVSVQSVVEEDKFWHIAGELQAIGAEGILVLPIEKRVG
- the hisD gene encoding histidinol dehydrogenase, whose protein sequence is MQIFHNPARAQWPALQQRPLAGSNDAILARAGEIFDDVARRGDDALRDYAAQLDGVPALVDLRVSAGELAAGAAQVPAELQAAIRQAIKNITTFHAAQQPPAVEAEVETMPGVRCWRRSVAVPRVGLYVPGGSAPLFSTLLMLGIPAKLAGCREIVLCTPPGRGDGRIAPAILFAAQELGLTTIVKAGGAQAVAALTVGTASVPAVDKIFGPGNRYVTAAKQLAAQRGVAIDMPAGPSEVLVIADASANPAFVAADLLSQAEHGPDSQVILLTDSEVLLNGVVTELERQLPLLPRAEIARQALTESRGLLLPDMATMLEFSNEYAPEHLILAVAAPEELAAAIYNAGSVFMGHLTPEAVGDYASGTNHTLPTGGYARAYSGVSLDSFYKKITFQQLAPAGLLALAPVVEPMAQAEGLHAHAHAVALRREALSQM
- the hisC gene encoding histidinol-phosphate transaminase, with protein sequence MSFILEFLIRPNIRAMKPYSSARDEFTGEAQVMLDANENSLGSAGPAQFNRYPDPQQRAVKVELSQLKVVEPAQIFLGNGSDEAIDLLVRLTCTPGGADSILLLPPTYGMYEVAANLNDVRIERRPLTADFQLSPEIVADVLASPAKLVFLCSPNNPTGNLLHAEAIEEILRGFPGLVVVDEAYADFAAAPSWTTRLAEFPNLVVLQTFSKAWGLAGLRLGMAFASPEIISYLNKIKPPYNISEATQQHALAALAAAPHFEQLRQQLLTGRDWLAEHLPALPLVAEVFPSDANFLLVRFYPDATAVYEYLLSRGIVVRNRTTQPGCAGTLRLTVGSPAENEKLLAALGEFKLAN
- the hisB gene encoding bifunctional histidinol-phosphatase/imidazoleglycerol-phosphate dehydratase HisB; the protein is MKRVLFIDRDGTILIEPPTDYQIDAWHKFDFVPGAITALAQLARDGEYELVLVTNQDGLGTASYPEDTFWPYQQKMLDILKGEGVEFSEILIDRSFAHDPAPTRKPGTALLTRYLDPANGYDLTHSYVIGDRGTDVQLAENLGCRAILLHAEADERAALSTTDWAAVYEHLRRPPRRAHIMRNTNETRIEVILNLDGTGHTDCKTGLGFYDHMLDQLGKHSGCDLYVRTHGDLHIDEHHTVEDTAIAIGAAYDEAIGDKRGVNRYGFLLPMDDALAQTAIDFSGRPWLVWAADFKRERMGDVPTELFYHFFKSFSDAARCNLNIKCEGDNEHHKIEAIFKAVAKSIKMALVRDPAGQHVIPSTKGIL
- the hisH gene encoding imidazole glycerol phosphate synthase subunit HisH translates to MNIAVIDYQGGNVQSVLFALERLGMNATLTADPDLIRQADRVLFPGEGEASSAMRALRAAGLDEVLPTLTQPFLGICLGMQLLGRHSQEGPAGGTEMLGMLPFDVVRFTPPDAAHKVPHMGWNNLHDLQTPLFAGLHGPAEGSPQLDLNQSPAPSRRPTAADYVYFVHSYYAPVGDYTIAQASYPAGVPFSAAVRYRNFYGVQFHVEKSGPVGEQILKNFLSADLA
- a CDS encoding HisA/HisF-related TIM barrel protein; amino-acid sequence: MNIIPAIDLINGSCVRLTGGDFARQTTYAADPLAQAQYFEQLGATHLHLVDLDGARAREPRQLPVLERIARHTKLHIDFGGGIQTTAAAEAAFAAGAAQLTAGSIAAREPALVGEWLARFGAKRIIIGADFKADFIAVSAWTEQSTQRLPDFIGAYLAAGATTFICTDVSRDGQLQGPATATYAALRQQFPAAQFVASGGVTTVADLAAMRELGMAGAIIGKAIYEGKITEVELRAELQGQV